The genomic region GCTAAAGGACCGATAGGACACGGCTGCCACTGGTTGGTAACCGTGTTTATTGATGAACACATGTTGCGAAATGGGTCCGGTCAATTCGGCAACGGCACCAGTATATCCCTTGGTCCTGCCGTTCATGGCGCTCGCTTTGAGCAGTCCCTGCGCCACGCCCCGGCCAGCTGCGCGCGTATCGGTCGCGACCATGCTCTCGTGAACAAATTGCCGCATGTTCTCCGGGCCTTGGTTCTGAAAGTATCGTTGGTGTAACTCGTCAATCAATCCAAAGACGGCGCTAAACCTATCGACAATCGACTTAGACCATTGCGCAGGGTTGTCTGAACCTAGATTCTTGGCCAAAACGCAGCCGAGTATTTTGTCCGGCTGACTCTGGTCGTAGGCAACCACAGACAGCTCGTCACCTAGCGATGCCTCAAGAAGAGGGACGATCATCTCGCGCATCTCCGAACTAGAAATTTGCAGTGCTACGGCTAGGGGATCATGGTGTGCAAAAGCAGCCGCCAATAAAGACGCTGCCTGGGCGACGTCTTGTTTGCCCAATACTCTGAATCCTACGGTGTCGCTGTGGTCGTTCATGATCTGAGTTGTCTTATAGTTGGTATGGCGGACAGGGTCCTTTAGATCATACACCTGGTTATAAACAATCATTTTTTGATTGTTTTGTGTCGATGGCGGGCTGCCGGGCTTTGGAGTTAAAGGAGACGCAAAATCTTCGGAAGACGCACTTTTCTGAATTTAATGAAAGCCAATTTTTTCAGTAAATTCAGTTTAATGGATTATTGCGCTAAAGTTTTGCGCTTTTCCCGCCGATAAGAGTTCATCTTTAACCCAAGGTAGGAACACCCCCCATGCAAAACATCAATAAGTCTCTAAAGATTGGTCTTTTCATCATCGGCTTTAGCGTCATTGGCTGCGGATCTAGTGAATTCACCGGCGCCAATGAGTTCGGTACCGGCACGGGACCGAAGAGCTCCTTAAATAGCCCTGCGTCGGCCGCGAAGAGTCAACTCGCTTCAAACGAGCTAAGTGGCAGTAATCCCAATGAGGGCACCGAAAATAAAACGCCTGGCACGTCCCCCGGTGAATCAGAGTCAAATGGAAAACCAGGCACATCCACAACCGTAGTCGAAGACAAAGGGACGCCCGGCAATCAGTTGACGGAGATGGTGTGCCCAAAACGACCTGCCAAGGGCTGGGACACCTGTGAACAGGAAAAGAAATTGCGCACCGGGATCAATAAATGTCTGACCGTTTGGGGAGCTAACTCACCGTTTAACGCATCATCTCCCTACAGAAACCTGGGCGTATCGGTCAATATCCTCGGGTTCGGCTCCACCATCGAAGACACCAACGTCACGGCTGCACCAGAGTTGGTGGTAATCCCCGTCGCGGTGAATGTGCTAACCATCACAAAATACCGCCTACTTAATCCGAACGGCTGGTACTGTATGATCGCCGACGTGGGTGTGGGTGCAGCAATTGGTGTCGACCTTCATAAGACCGCGCGCCTTGCAGATAGCCGCGTCGACGTACGAATACTCACCGCTGGCTCTAACGGCCCGGCCACCGTTGATGTCCATGTCCTGTCGGCTGTTAAAGTCCGTCGCGTCGATTAAAAGTCCACATCCAGCTCCCGTACGGCGATCTTAACCCTCGAAGATCGCCGTATTTTTTTGGATCATGTTTTTGCCATTACGAATGCGTGCCGGTGTGATAAACGGAGCATCTCAACTAAAGATGCTTTAGGACCCACCCATGACGACACTCCGGACACGCCTCACATCAGTCGCTCTGATGCTGGCAGCACTTAACTCAACTGCCTTGCGTGCCGATACCTCCTTGAATCAAGCTCCCGTTTACGAGCAAGACTTTAGCGCCGAGCGCACGATATCTGATCGCGGGCGCACCATCTGGTGGCGCTACCATGCTTCGTCAAGGACACAAACTACGGAATATTTTGGCACTGCCCCGACTATGGAAGTGACCGTAATGGACACGGTGATCCTCCAACAATACTGGCTTAACCTTGCTACCCTTGAGCTAGCCATGGTCATCAACACCCCGGTGAGTAACGGCAATCAGGTCGAGAAACAATCTCCTGGCTCCGCGTCCTACCGTGACAGTATCGAGGCCATGGCCTCAGCCATGGACAACATGATAGGCTTGGATGCGCGGAACCAGGATCTGAAGGCTGCTGTCACTTACCTGCTTCAGCTGCAGTGAGCTCCCGCGCTAGCTTAATGCTAGAATGGAGAGAACACCTGGGACTGGAGATTATTTCGTGGCACAGATGTCTCTGCGTTTGCGCGTCGCCAGAATAGTCTTGAGACTGCTCCAGATTTACCTCGAATTGATATTCACCGTGCTTGCCATGCCGCCGCAGCGCATCGGTAGAAAACTGTTCCGCCTCGGGTCGCATTTACTCGACTTAGTGGGTTGGCAAGTCACCAAAATTACAAGCGCCAGCCTTTCTGTATCGCTCCAAAAGTCGCTGATTAAAGATGTCAACTGCACATGGTTCAGGCCAAGGGTTTTAAAACATAGCAGCAAAGTTATTCTATACATCCATGGGGGCGGTTTCATGATCTGCTCTAGTAAAACCCATGGCTCAGCTCTCGCCAGGCTCGCCGACAAACTCAACTGCCCTGTAGTCGCTCCTGACTATAGCCTCGCTCCTGAGAGCCCTTATCCAGTCGCTAGTAATCAGGTGTGGCAGGTGTTTCATGAACTCACAACGATGGGATATGAAGCGCGCAATATCATCTTGGGCGGCGAGTCTGCTGGCGGGTGCCTGGCATTATCGCTACTCCTGCGTCTCAAAGATGCAGGCCTTGCTATGCCTTGCGCTGCGTTTTTGGATTCCCCAATGACGGATCTGACATTTAGTGCTTCAAGCCTAGATACTCGTTGGCGCCAAGAGTGTCTGTTGCCGATCTACGGCCCTTTCACTAAGAGGCTCTACAGCAAACATTTTTTAAACTATACCGGAGACTATCAGCGCGATCTGCCAGATTTGTCGCCACTGCATGCCGATCATCATAGTCTCCCGCCCCTTTTCATAAGTTACAGTGACCATGAGATCCTGCGCGATGATGCCCGTCTCCTGATCGCCAAAGTGCGCCGCCAGGGCGGAACGGTCCATGAGTTTTGCGGTCAATGGACACCGCACGCAACTCTCATGCTCCACCATTACTTCCCCGAGGGCCAAGA from Deltaproteobacteria bacterium harbors:
- a CDS encoding alpha/beta hydrolase, with translation MERTPGTGDYFVAQMSLRLRVARIVLRLLQIYLELIFTVLAMPPQRIGRKLFRLGSHLLDLVGWQVTKITSASLSVSLQKSLIKDVNCTWFRPRVLKHSSKVILYIHGGGFMICSSKTHGSALARLADKLNCPVVAPDYSLAPESPYPVASNQVWQVFHELTTMGYEARNIILGGESAGGCLALSLLLRLKDAGLAMPCAAFLDSPMTDLTFSASSLDTRWRQECLLPIYGPFTKRLYSKHFLNYTGDYQRDLPDLSPLHADHHSLPPLFISYSDHEILRDDARLLIAKVRRQGGTVHEFCGQWTPHATLMLHHYFPEGQDLAHAVTNFIATHLELG